A region of the Microscilla marina ATCC 23134 genome:
TTTTAATTTGTTGTTGCAAGAGCAACAGGTGCCCGTAGACGTAATTGTAAATTATGCACCTTTTAAAATGCCTGAGGGCAATCCTTATAAAATACGCATTGTGACCAGTCACGATGATCATACCCCCTTGCAATGGTTTTGGTTTGACTATGGTGACAAACAACCATTGGTACTACATATAGATTTTCAAAAAGCCTATTTTACTAAAGAGGAAATAGACCTGTTTTCCAAACGCATTCTCTTTATTTTAGAGCAGTTTCAGCATAGCCTCGACCAGCCCATAGGCTCCATTGAGGTAGTGCCGCCCGAAGAAAAACAGCAGTTATTGGCTGCCCCACAGCGTATAGAGCCTCAATACAATAATGAAACCGTTGTAAGCTTGTTTGAAACGCAAGTTGATCAAACCCCAGAGGCAGTGGCAGCCATATTAGGCGACGATTGTTTGACTTATCAGGCGTTAAATGAAAAGTCTAATCAAATGGCACACTACCTGATAGAAAATGGGGTAAGGCAAGGGGATTATGTGGGGTTATACATGCATACTTCTTTTGAGTCATTAATTGGGTTGTGGGGAATCTTAAAAGCAGGAGCTGGCTACGTGTTCATCGATCCTGATTATCCACAAGAACGAGTACATTATATGCTGGCTGATGCTTCTGTAAAGCTACTGATTACCAACCTCTCTGGTGACCTTATCGAACACCTTGCCGGGGTAAGTGTGGTAAGAACAGACAAAGCTTTGACTGTAATTAGTCAACAACCTGTTTCACAAGTAACCGTTGAGCCTTCATCTACAGATTCGGCTTATGCCATTTATACTTCAGGTTCTACCGGAAAACCTAAAGGAATAGCGATTAGTCACGCATCGTTGCTTGACTATGTGCTTACCTTCCGGCAAATGTTTGGTATTACCTGGCAAGATCGGGTAATTCAGCAATCTTCGTGGGCATTTGATATTTTGGTAGAAGAAATTTATCCTGCTTTAACCAGTGGTGCTACTTTATTAATGGTAAAGGAAGGAAGCAAAGATGTATTGACAATTAAAGATTACATTGAAAACCACCAAGCTACCCTATTAACTACTACTCCTACCATAGTAGGGTGGCTAAATGAAGAGCTTTCATCTACCCAACAGCTTCGTTGGTTGATTAGCGGGGGAGAGTTACTAAAGCCTGAGCAGATTGATCACTTATTTGGTAAAGTAAATATTGCCAATGGTTATGGACCTTCTGAAACTACCGTGGCGGCTACTTTCAACATCATTACCAATCAAACTCAAGCTTCTTTGATAGGCAAACCAGTAGCTAATAAGCCCATCTATATTGTAAACGAAAAAAATCAGTTGCAACCAGTGGGTGTGGTTGGTGAGATTTGCATTGGAGGAACCGGTTTGGCGCAAAAATATTTAAATCGCCCCAAACTAACCCGTGAAAATTTTCCGGAAAATCCTTTTGCCGAGGGGGAAAGAATATATAAAACCGGAGATTTGGGCAGATGGTTGCCTAATGGGAACATTGAGTTTTTGGGAAGAAAAGACGAACAAGTCAAAATAAGGGGCTACCGTATAGAGTTGAGCGAGATAGAAAATGTGCTGCGTCAATCAGGGTTGATCAAAGACGGTGTATTACTGGTGAAAAAACATAAGAACAATAAGCAATTGGTAGCTTATGTGGTGCCCCAACAAGAACAATTTGAACAAGAGGAGTTGCTTGCTTATGCAAAAGAATGGCTACCTCATTACATGATTCCTTCGTTGGTGGTGCCTATGGGCGAATTACCAATGAATACCCACGGTAAGTTAGATAAAAAAGCATTACCCAAGGCCGACTTCCGTTCAAGTGACCGTCAAGCTTATGTAGCACCTACTACTTCTATCGAGCAAAACATTGCGGCTATTTGGCACGAGCTACTTGGTGTAGAGAAAATAGGCGTACACGACAACTTCTTTGAGCTGGGAGGGCAGTCTATTTTAGCCGTTCGGTTGATTGCCAAGATCAATGCTTCTTACTATACCCAGTTGCCTGTTTCTGTTATATTCAAGGCGGCTACTGTTGCACTACAGGCGGCTATGGTGAGCCAAAGAACATCGCTTGAAATTGCCCTTAAGATGAATGACCAACAAAAAGGTATCCCTATTTTTTGTGTACCAGGCGCAGGAGGCAACCCGTTGAGTTTCTTTGAAATGGCTAAGTCACTTGACCAAGATCACCCTGTATATGTGTTGCAAAACCCAGCTTTCGATGGAGTGACAGAGCCTTTATCTTTTGAAAAAATGGCAGAAGTATATGTTCAAGCTATTCAAAAATTGACTCAAGGTCCTTATATTTTAGCAGGATACTCAGCAGGAGGGCGTGTAGCCTATGAAATGGCAAGGCAATTGCAATTAAAAAATAATCCACCCCAAAAACTCATTGTTTTAGATGTCATAGCACCTATAAATAGTTTTCGTGAGTTGATAGGGGAGTATGCTACCCCAGAAATGTACCTGGCGTTGAGCACTACCATTTATGCCCGCTATTTTGGGCATCAGTTAGAGGTAAGTCCACAAGCACTTAGCAGAAAAAGCAAGGCTACTCAACTAGAGTACATACACCAACAACTAACAGACGATGGCATAGAAGTAAGTATGTCAGAGTTGAAACGTTTTTTAAAGGTGTGTATCAACGATGTCTCATCGTCTTATTCGACGCAAGATTTACTCAACATCCCTATCCTGCTTATATGCCCTGAAGAGAATAAAATAAGCGGCTATCTGGACAAATTTTTTAGAGTAAATGTAGGTGACTGGAACGAATTTACAACAGCAGGCTTCGAACTATTGAATGTATCGGGCAATCACTTTACTATGTTGGGGCAACCCCATGTTCAATTGTTGTCCCAGCGAATTAAAGAAGCTATTCAGGAGCAAATAACTATTAAATAATCAATCAATATTTTTTTTAATTAGCTTGTAATACAAGTGAAATCAACTCTCTATTATGAATATTATCAATAATAACGGTTTCAAGGGGCTTTTTACGTCCAAGAGTCACAAAAAAGGAGAAGTAGTTATGGTTTTAACAGGCGACATACTACCTTACCCTACACGTACTTCTATTCAAATAGGTGAATCGAAGCACATAGAAGACAAACTAGGGCAATATGTCAACCACGATTGCCAACCCTCGGTAGAGGTAAAAGGCAACCATTTGGTGGCACTACGAGACCTTAACGAGACAGAAGAAGTCACCTTTAACTACAATGTGTCAGAAACTGACATGAGTAGTCCGTTTACCTGCCACTGTTGTGGTAAGTTGATCAACGGTTATGCAAAGGCGTCTCAAAGTATTACTGTATAATGTCTAAAATTGATTTGGGAAGTCAAGGAATAGATTAGGTTTCTCAAATCATTTTTTTTAAAACCACCTCCCTGGCTGGTTCAATAGTACACAAACAAGCTTTGTACGCTGTACCCAAGTGTAACTCTTGCAAAAACCAACATGTTTTTGAGGCATCAGTCAGCCTTACTGGGTTTTGCAACGTGTCTATAGTGTCTAGTGACAAATACATTCCCCTACCATCTGCTTTCATAACACTTTCTTTTTTGGTCCATATTTCAAAAAAAGTGTGGAGCGTATCATCTTCCTTTATTTTCTGCCATTCCGGTTTCGTAAAATAACTTTCAAAATCATTCATTGTAATTGATCTCTGGTGTTCTACATCCAGCCCCAGTTTACCATCAAGCGTGGCTCCGCAGGCGACCAGTTCATGCGAGTGCGATATATTAAAATAAAAAGGTTTGCCAGGGAGCACAGGTTTGCCATAAGTAGTCTTGGTGAGCTGAGAGAGCCTTTCGGGAGGAATGCCGAAAAAAATCAATTGTTGCTGAAGCAGATATTTTCCTAGTGCATGCACATACCTGTCTTTGTCAAACACATAGCGCATAATACCTTCATGCAAGTTTTTTGGCAGCTGTTGTAATAAATCTTCGAGCGAAAAATGAGCTTTTACCTGTGGAACATAAGCGTAGTGTATGTGTATGTAAGGTTTCATAACAAGGGTAAATCTAGTAAAACTTAGGAACGATAATAAGAAGGTTTCCGACTAAAAATCTATCAACGGGTTACCAAATACGGGATTTTACTGTTAACATTGCGGATTAATTGTATAAATAACCAAAAAGCTTGGTGAGATGCAATTAGAATATTCTACCCTACTATTTTTTAGGTTAGTAAGAAATAAAGGAAATAAGATTTTTGTTTTGACCAAAACTCCAAAAATGCTATTTACCTATGAGACATAACTTCATTGCACAAGTAACAGAAATCCCCATTGTAAACAGCCTGGTATTCTAGTACTCTAGCTTCTAATTGGGTAAAGTAGGAATTTTGATAAAGCTTGTTCTTTGGCGATCTTCAAAAAGCGAAAGGTAATGGTTCCTTGCGGGATAAATTCGAAGCATGTAAGAAAACAAAATTCATCACAATTTATTGAGAGATTAAGGCACTGGCAGATAAAAAATATAAGTGAGTTTATGCAGTTTAATTGAGGAGCAATTAGTAAATAAAGTACGTGTTTTTGAGTAGAGGCTTGGCAAATTTTGCGAGCATAGCTATGGTCAAAACCAATAACTATTTATAAATTCCCCGAGTGCAAGCCTAGGGGCTCTGCCAACGGCTACACTTTCAACACCTCGTCATTTCATTGCAGATTCAAACTATTATTGATTCTATAAAAAAATGATTCATTTTGCATCCCAATTACTCTCTTCGACGACTACATGCCAAGCACTTGTTTAATAATAGTTCAAGAGCTTACACATAATATTTAACCAAAAATGGGAGTATTTGTGCTTTACTCCAAAAAAATATGAAATCAAACCCAGAGCAAAAAACTGGGTAGAGTACAATTAGAAGTTAAGAGAAACAATATTATAAAGATAGATAATTATGCTAAGTTTTTGGGAACAACAATCATTTCTAGAATATGACTATATTATTGTAGGCAGCGGCATTGTAGGGTTATCAGCTGCTATTACACTCAAAGAAAATCACCCACAAGCCTCAGTGTTGGTGCTTGAGCAGGGCATCTTTCCTACTGGAGCAAGTACAAAAAACGCAGGTTTTGGTTGCTTTGGTAGTGTAACCGAGTTATTGAGTGATATTGAAGTGATGGGCGAACACGAGGTGTTGAAGCTGGTAGAACAACGTTGGAGCGGTTTGCAAAAGTTGCAAAACAGGTTAGGGGCAGACGCTATGGGGCGTAAAAACTTTGGGGGCTCTGAATTACTGCTTAAAGGCGAAAAATACGAAGCTTTGAATGCCAATGCCTTAGAGAAAGTTGAATATATAAATGATTTGTTGCGACCGTTGTTTGGCAATGAAAAGGTTTTTGAGAAATTACCCGATAGCAAGATCACAGAACTAGGATTTGACACAAGCCAAGTAGCCCATCTTATATTTACTCCTTATGAGTTTCAAATTCATACCGGAAACATGATGCGTTCATTATTGCAATGTGCCACCCAAAAAGGAGTAGAAATAGTCAATGGATGTAAGGTAACCGCCATAGAAGATACTGGTGGTCAGGTAGAAATCAGTACTTCTGGACACTTGTCACAGCAAGAGGTCGTGTTTATTGCCAGCAAAACTGCAGTATGTACCAATGCTTTTACTCAAAAGCTATTACCTGAACTGGACATCAAACCAGGCAGAGGCAT
Encoded here:
- a CDS encoding SET domain-containing protein-lysine N-methyltransferase → MNIINNNGFKGLFTSKSHKKGEVVMVLTGDILPYPTRTSIQIGESKHIEDKLGQYVNHDCQPSVEVKGNHLVALRDLNETEEVTFNYNVSETDMSSPFTCHCCGKLINGYAKASQSITV
- a CDS encoding non-ribosomal peptide synthetase; the encoded protein is MTTKTTLHLSQEDVYYDHILSPNNAYYSIGGYVLLHDTPDINHFKQVLKTLPEVFDVFRIQFDFSQDKPLAGFKEQVVFNVIEKDFSDSKEKAIQWMQARFQTVLDINGSQLYECFLIKISATEYYWFFRCHHILIDLLGYAIIVNYVLNQYQALQSKKELDTTIAYPAYQNHMVDSWEYINSEDYLKDKEYWEQKFKVAPELLLKKHKKSNEKGSESFTVELSEEQRQQLAKTAQQANTSVNQLTLAALSIYFAQIQTLDEVVLGMPIHGRWNREQKNTVGMFSKYVLFQSSFQPEQLLQDFLKQCKSTRRRDYPHQKYPIMHLNRHFNLLLQEQQVPVDVIVNYAPFKMPEGNPYKIRIVTSHDDHTPLQWFWFDYGDKQPLVLHIDFQKAYFTKEEIDLFSKRILFILEQFQHSLDQPIGSIEVVPPEEKQQLLAAPQRIEPQYNNETVVSLFETQVDQTPEAVAAILGDDCLTYQALNEKSNQMAHYLIENGVRQGDYVGLYMHTSFESLIGLWGILKAGAGYVFIDPDYPQERVHYMLADASVKLLITNLSGDLIEHLAGVSVVRTDKALTVISQQPVSQVTVEPSSTDSAYAIYTSGSTGKPKGIAISHASLLDYVLTFRQMFGITWQDRVIQQSSWAFDILVEEIYPALTSGATLLMVKEGSKDVLTIKDYIENHQATLLTTTPTIVGWLNEELSSTQQLRWLISGGELLKPEQIDHLFGKVNIANGYGPSETTVAATFNIITNQTQASLIGKPVANKPIYIVNEKNQLQPVGVVGEICIGGTGLAQKYLNRPKLTRENFPENPFAEGERIYKTGDLGRWLPNGNIEFLGRKDEQVKIRGYRIELSEIENVLRQSGLIKDGVLLVKKHKNNKQLVAYVVPQQEQFEQEELLAYAKEWLPHYMIPSLVVPMGELPMNTHGKLDKKALPKADFRSSDRQAYVAPTTSIEQNIAAIWHELLGVEKIGVHDNFFELGGQSILAVRLIAKINASYYTQLPVSVIFKAATVALQAAMVSQRTSLEIALKMNDQQKGIPIFCVPGAGGNPLSFFEMAKSLDQDHPVYVLQNPAFDGVTEPLSFEKMAEVYVQAIQKLTQGPYILAGYSAGGRVAYEMARQLQLKNNPPQKLIVLDVIAPINSFRELIGEYATPEMYLALSTTIYARYFGHQLEVSPQALSRKSKATQLEYIHQQLTDDGIEVSMSELKRFLKVCINDVSSSYSTQDLLNIPILLICPEENKISGYLDKFFRVNVGDWNEFTTAGFELLNVSGNHFTMLGQPHVQLLSQRIKEAIQEQITIK
- a CDS encoding 4'-phosphopantetheinyl transferase family protein — protein: MKPYIHIHYAYVPQVKAHFSLEDLLQQLPKNLHEGIMRYVFDKDRYVHALGKYLLQQQLIFFGIPPERLSQLTKTTYGKPVLPGKPFYFNISHSHELVACGATLDGKLGLDVEHQRSITMNDFESYFTKPEWQKIKEDDTLHTFFEIWTKKESVMKADGRGMYLSLDTIDTLQNPVRLTDASKTCWFLQELHLGTAYKACLCTIEPAREVVLKKMI
- a CDS encoding NAD(P)/FAD-dependent oxidoreductase, with translation MLSFWEQQSFLEYDYIIVGSGIVGLSAAITLKENHPQASVLVLEQGIFPTGASTKNAGFGCFGSVTELLSDIEVMGEHEVLKLVEQRWSGLQKLQNRLGADAMGRKNFGGSELLLKGEKYEALNANALEKVEYINDLLRPLFGNEKVFEKLPDSKITELGFDTSQVAHLIFTPYEFQIHTGNMMRSLLQCATQKGVEIVNGCKVTAIEDTGGQVEISTSGHLSQQEVVFIASKTAVCTNAFTQKLLPELDIKPGRGIVLVTEPIANLKFKGTYHFDEGYYYFRNFENRIIFGGGRNLDFEGEATASFELNQQIAQHLQEKLSSVILPQQNFVVEHTWAGIMAFGQSGKRPIMENVSENIVIGTRLNGMGIALGSTVGSEIATKLEQ